In Actinoplanes lobatus, the DNA window CCACAGCGCTCACCGTCCTGAGCGTCGCGGTCGCCGCGGCCACCGGAGACCGGTTCTCGGCGCCGGCCGCCCTCGGTCAGTTCCTGCTCGCCGCCGTAGGCGGAGTGGCCGTGGGCGCACTGGTCGCTTTCGCCGTCCGCCTGTTGTCCCGGCCGCTCAGCGGCGATCCGATGCTGGCGAACGCCGTGTCGCTGGCCACACCGTTCGGCGCCTACCTCCTCGGTGAGGTGATACACGTCTCCGGTGTGCTGGCCGTGGTCGTGGCCGGGCTGATCGTGGGGCACCACACGCCGCGGTCCGCTTCGGGAGCGGGCCGTCTGCAGACCAGTGCGGTCTGGCGGTTGGTCGACTTCCTGCTCGAGGGCTTCGTGTTCCTGCTGATCGGTCAGCAGCTGCCCGAGGTCATCCGAGGGCTGGCGGGATACGACGCCGCCACCGTCGTCGTCGCGGTCGCGATCACCGTGGGCGTCACCCTGCTGCTACGACCGCTGTGGCTGGTGCTCACCTTGCTGTTACCCGGAGTGCTGCACACCCGTTGGAGCCGGGGCGGAACGGGCGAGGGGGCGTCCGTGAGATGGACCGGCCGAGAGGTCGTGATCCTCGGTTGGGCCGGTACGCGGGGCGTGATCAGTCTCGCGGCGATCTTCACCCTGCCGCTGGTCACCGAGACCGGGGCCCGGTTCCCCGCTCGCGACCTGCTCCTGTTCTGCACCGTCGTGGTCGTGCTCGTCACCCTGGTCGGGCAGGGTCTGACGTTCGCGCCGATGGTCCGGGCGCTGGGGATACGCGCGGACGACAACGATCAGGCCCTTCTCCGTAACGAGGCGCGGGCGGCATCCGTCGCGGCCGCCGTCACCGCGCTCAACGAGCTCGAGGACCAGGGACACGACGACATCAGCGGCCAGGTGATCGAGGCGATGCGCGAGCAGTTGCGGGCCCGGCTGAGCCGTTACCGGGACCGGCTCTCCCAGTTGCGCGACAACGACTCGGCGGGTCCGCCGATCTCGCCGGAGTACGAGGCCGCCCTGCACGTGCGCCGGGTGGCCATCGATGCTCAGCGGGAGGAGTGCCTGCGCTGGCGCGATGCCGGACGGCTGTCCGACGAGGGTCTGCGCGTGCTGGAACGCGAACTGGATCACGAGGAGCGGCTGCTGCCGGACCGGCCGGCCCGCCGGTGAACTCGGCACACGCCTTTACGCATTCAGGTAGGCCAGCATCAGCCACCCGGTGTCAAGCGGAAGAGTATTCATGCATGTCCGTCCGGTGTGCCGATGTCGCGTCGTCGTCCGCGGGCCCGGCGATCGGGAGCACGATCGTGGCCGTGGTGCCGGCGCCCTCCTCGGAGTCGATGGTCACTGTTCCGCCGTGTTGTTCGACGACCGTCGACACGATGGTCAGGCCCAGACCGGTGCCGGGGATCGCCTGCCGGATGGCGTTGGTGGCCCGGAAGAACCGGGTGAACAGATGCGGCATGTCCGGGGCCGGGATGCCGATGCCGGTGTCCCGGACGACAAGTACGGCGTTCGGCCCGCTGATCCGGGCGGCCACGGTCACCGTCCCGCCGGGCCTGGTGAACTTCACCGCGTTCGCCAGCAGCTGGAGAAGCATGCGATCCAGGTGCTCCCGATCCCCCCGTATCGTCATCGACCCGTCGACGTCGCAGGTCACGGTGAGTTCGGCCTTGTGCGCCGCGGGCTTGATCTCCGTGCACGCCGTGCGGACCAGGGCGCCGAGGTCGAGGAGGTGGTGGGACAGCGAGAGCCGCCCCGCCTCGATGCGGGACACCATCAGCAGGTCCTCGATGAGCCGCCGGAGCCGGACGACGTTCTGGTCGATCACGCCGAGCATCCGTTCCTGCGCGGCGTTCAGCGGCCCGGCCTCCCGGTCGATCAGGACCTCCAGGTAGCCGGCGACACTTGTCAACGGGGTCCGCAGCTCGTGCGAGACGGTCCACAGGAGTTCCGTCTTGGTGGCGTCGACCTCCCGTGTCCGGGCCACGAGCTCGTGTGCCTGCTCGAAGAGCTTCGCGTGGGTCAGGATCCGCGCCAGGTCGGCCGCGAACACGCCGGCCAGATGCACCTCGTACGGCCGCCAGGTCCCCCGTCCCGGCTCCCGCACGACGGTGAGCTGTCCGGTCGCCGTCCCACCCTCACCGAACGTCACCTCGATCACCCGCCGGGCCGCGGCCGCGTGCAGCGCCGCGGTCATCGGCCCGGGCGGCGCCTGCTGGACGTCGCGGACGACGGCCTTGCCCGGCTGTGACGCGTCCCAGTCCACGGGGGTGCCGGCCAGCGGGGTGGGGTCGCCGGTGGCCTCCGCCGCGCTCCAGATCTCCGGTTCGAATTCCCCGTCGGGATCCGGGGCCAGGCGGATCACCACGTGGTCGGCACCGAGCAGGTCACCCAGGACCTGCGCTGCCGCCGCCACCGCCTCGCCGCGCGAAAGGTGGTGCCGTAC includes these proteins:
- a CDS encoding ATP-binding protein, producing the protein MNPRPPPPEAGSTSIGQLLRRAFGWVVALVFLMGVAGLVATVPPFLAISTPLNDLLRTRSTSGVVRTLLFDGQQGLDGYLLTGQETDRASYLTARQDYPAAEAALRAVTIDSTRTLVETLATEAARWWALADQQIDSMPRAQPSSAEIAREREQFARVESAYRALDLRLVQQISEINRINNVLNAVALAMLAVTTALAGGFALRIGNAATRRITSPLAQVLEAVARLGRGEREVRVTLAGAPTEIEAVAAAVNTAAGEGDRERRTFDAFQEHSAAVRHHLSRGEAVAAAAQVLGDLLGADHVVIRLAPDPDGEFEPEIWSAAEATGDPTPLAGTPVDWDASQPGKAVVRDVQQAPPGPMTAALHAAAARRVIEVTFGEGGTATGQLTVVREPGRGTWRPYEVHLAGVFAADLARILTHAKLFEQAHELVARTREVDATKTELLWTVSHELRTPLTSVAGYLEVLIDREAGPLNAAQERMLGVIDQNVVRLRRLIEDLLMVSRIEAGRLSLSHHLLDLGALVRTACTEIKPAAHKAELTVTCDVDGSMTIRGDREHLDRMLLQLLANAVKFTRPGGTVTVAARISGPNAVLVVRDTGIGIPAPDMPHLFTRFFRATNAIRQAIPGTGLGLTIVSTVVEQHGGTVTIDSEEGAGTTATIVLPIAGPADDDATSAHRTDMHEYSSA
- a CDS encoding Na+/H+ antiporter, encoding MDVEPVLIFILALVAVVAVVRWVAGQTGLPAAALLPIIGIGYAVLPGPNVPLDPDIVLAFVLPPLLYSAALDSSMIAIRRNLRTVVSLSVVLVLLTALLIGLGFAWFVTGATLAAGIAVGAAVAPPDPVAALAVGRKVGLPPRIITLIQGEGLLNDATALTVLSVAVAAATGDRFSAPAALGQFLLAAVGGVAVGALVAFAVRLLSRPLSGDPMLANAVSLATPFGAYLLGEVIHVSGVLAVVVAGLIVGHHTPRSASGAGRLQTSAVWRLVDFLLEGFVFLLIGQQLPEVIRGLAGYDAATVVVAVAITVGVTLLLRPLWLVLTLLLPGVLHTRWSRGGTGEGASVRWTGREVVILGWAGTRGVISLAAIFTLPLVTETGARFPARDLLLFCTVVVVLVTLVGQGLTFAPMVRALGIRADDNDQALLRNEARAASVAAAVTALNELEDQGHDDISGQVIEAMREQLRARLSRYRDRLSQLRDNDSAGPPISPEYEAALHVRRVAIDAQREECLRWRDAGRLSDEGLRVLERELDHEERLLPDRPARR